A portion of the Halobacillus ihumii genome contains these proteins:
- a CDS encoding class I fructose-bisphosphate aldolase: MMGLLGKEVRLNRLLNQESGRLLAVAVDQAMARGIFEELMPIDRKINEIIAGGPDAITMHKGLADTCFAPHAGKAGLIVKCSTFSPWQPNYDVGVTEVEEAIQLGADAVSMGCIVGGDDQPEQLRNLGLITGKAASYGMPVVAHIYPRGNQIPESEKNHWKHTAYAVRAGAELGVDIVKTKYTGSPETFRKVVESTPGKVVVAGGDIGPNPEDYFQMIYDVIDAGGTGITFGRFVWNNSNPTAIVKACAHIIHGNGTAKEALELYNQLAYENI; this comes from the coding sequence ATGATGGGATTGTTAGGCAAAGAAGTTCGTTTAAACCGTTTATTGAATCAGGAAAGTGGCCGATTGTTGGCGGTCGCAGTGGATCAAGCTATGGCAAGGGGAATATTTGAAGAACTCATGCCAATTGATCGTAAGATTAATGAAATTATTGCGGGAGGGCCGGATGCGATCACAATGCATAAAGGGCTTGCTGATACCTGCTTTGCCCCGCATGCAGGTAAAGCGGGTTTAATTGTGAAATGTTCTACTTTTTCACCATGGCAGCCTAATTATGATGTAGGCGTTACTGAAGTTGAAGAGGCAATACAACTTGGCGCTGATGCGGTGTCAATGGGCTGTATTGTCGGCGGCGATGATCAACCTGAACAACTCCGCAATCTTGGATTAATTACCGGAAAAGCTGCCTCGTACGGGATGCCTGTTGTGGCTCATATTTACCCGCGCGGTAATCAGATCCCGGAAAGTGAAAAAAATCATTGGAAACACACGGCTTATGCTGTCCGGGCAGGGGCTGAATTAGGTGTAGATATTGTGAAAACGAAATATACCGGCTCTCCGGAGACGTTTAGAAAAGTAGTAGAATCAACCCCTGGTAAAGTTGTAGTAGCGGGTGGCGATATCGGACCAAATCCGGAAGATTATTTCCAAATGATTTATGATGTGATTGATGCGGGTGGAACTGGTATTACATTTGGTCGTTTTGTTTGGAATAATAGTAATCCAACCGCTATAGTAAAGGCATGTGCACATATTATTCACGGAAATGGCACGGCTAAAGAAGCTCTTGAGCTATATAATCAGTTGGCGTACGAAAATATTTAA